In Streptomyces nojiriensis, the sequence TGGCGTGGACCGGAGTGCAGGCGCTGCGCCGGCGCTACGCGACCCGGACGCTCGGGGAGTCCCGCGGTGTGCTGCCGGTCCTGCACGACTGGCTGATTCTGATCGGCGTTCTGGCCGTGGCGCGCGTGGTGACCGAAGAGGCCACCCCCCGACTGTCCGCTCTCGGGGCCCTGTTGCCCGCTCTGCTCATCACCGTCGCCTGCCACAAGCTGACCTACCGCCACCTCTCGGCCGCCCGCCGCGAGGCCCAGGCCGTCAGCCGGGTCCTGGTCGTCGGCGAGCCCGACGCGGCCGAGGACGTCATCGCGCACCTCGCCGCCCGCACCGACCACCCGTACGTCGTCGTCGGCGTGGTCCCGGTCGGTGCCGGACCGCTCGCCAGCGGGGTGCCCGTGGCGGCGCGGCTCGACGGATCGACCCCCGAGGCCCCGAACGGCGACTCCGCGGCCGTGCTCGGCGCCGTCGCCAGCCACCACGCCGACCTGGTGCTGGTGGCCCCCGGGGTGCGGATCACGGGGGAGCGGCTGCGCCGGATCGCCTGGGCCCTGCACGACGCCGGGCTGGAACTCGCCGTCTTCCCCGGGCTGGTGGAGGTCTCCGTCAAGCGGCTGGAGACCCTGTCCGCGGGCGGGCTCGCCGTGCTGCGGGTGGCGCCGCCCGTCAGCCGCGGGGTGCAGACCCTGCTCAAGTCCGCCCTGGACCGGGTCGGAGCCGCGGCCGGACTGCTGCTCCTCTCCCCGATCCTGCTGGGGATCGTCCTGGCCATCCGCCTCGGCTCGCGCGGCCCGGCCTTCTACCGGCAGCGGCGGATCGGCCGCGACGGCGTCCCGTTCGTCATGTGGAAGTTCCGCACGATGGTCGTGGACGCACACGCCATGAAGGCCGAGCTGTCCGGGGCCAACGAGAACGACGGCCTGATGTTCAAGATGCGCCGCGACCCCCGGGTGACCCGGGTGGGCCGGCTGCTGCGCCGCACCTCGCTGGACGAACTCCCGCAGCTCATCAACGTACTGATCGGCAACATGTCGCTGGTCGGCCCGCGCCCGCCGCTTCCGGAGGAGGTGGCGAAGTACGACGAGGTCGAGCTGCGCCGGCTCACCGTCCGGCCGGGGATGACGGGACTGTGGCAGATCAGCGGAAGGTCCGACCTGTCCTGGGACGAAACCATCCAGCTCGACCTGCAGTACGTCGACAACTGGTCCTTCACCAGTGATGTCGACGTCATGGGCCGCACGCTCCGCGCCGTCGTAGACGGTCGCGGAGCGTACTGAGGGGCCCGGGCCGCCTGTGCGATCAGCTCTGCTCGCGCCACCACTCGTACGTGGCGGCGATGCCGTCCCGCAGCGGGATGCCGGGCTTCCAGCCGAGCGACGTCAGGCGGCTCACGTCCAGCAGCTTGCGCGGGGTCCCGTCCGGCTTGGACGTGTCCCAGGCGAGCCGGCCGCGGAAGCCGGTCACCTCGGCGACCGTCTCGGCCAGTTCCCTG encodes:
- a CDS encoding sugar transferase, with product MRHVHIPAQRVARAARESLAPARRLGDKARWYRPAAIAADFLGAAIPVGLVFDAAQQVRPVYCALAAAVAWTGVQALRRRYATRTLGESRGVLPVLHDWLILIGVLAVARVVTEEATPRLSALGALLPALLITVACHKLTYRHLSAARREAQAVSRVLVVGEPDAAEDVIAHLAARTDHPYVVVGVVPVGAGPLASGVPVAARLDGSTPEAPNGDSAAVLGAVASHHADLVLVAPGVRITGERLRRIAWALHDAGLELAVFPGLVEVSVKRLETLSAGGLAVLRVAPPVSRGVQTLLKSALDRVGAAAGLLLLSPILLGIVLAIRLGSRGPAFYRQRRIGRDGVPFVMWKFRTMVVDAHAMKAELSGANENDGLMFKMRRDPRVTRVGRLLRRTSLDELPQLINVLIGNMSLVGPRPPLPEEVAKYDEVELRRLTVRPGMTGLWQISGRSDLSWDETIQLDLQYVDNWSFTSDVDVMGRTLRAVVDGRGAY